DNA from Calypte anna isolate BGI_N300 chromosome 6, bCalAnn1_v1.p, whole genome shotgun sequence:
GGATATCATTGCTTCAGACTGCAAATGGCAGAGCAGCTTCTCCAGAGGAGGGTAGCGGCACAGGGACGGCACGCAGCCCACCAAGACGAGTTTGTGCTTGGCTCTTGTGATAGCAACATTAAGACGTCGCCAGTCCTTTAGGAGGGCACCAAGCTGTTAAACAAacataatttgcttttatttttccaacttAAATTTCTGAATTCAACATACATtgatgtattttgaaaaatgaggTTTTAGCTATTAAAGTTgactgaaaaaatgttcttatGACTGACTTACGTTTTCATCATTGCTGTTCCTAACAAAAGATACAATTATGATACTTTTGTCTCTTCCTTGGTACTTGTCTACTGTGTTAACTTCCACTCTGTTCTCCTTCAACTTTGCCATCAAATCAGTGATTGTTTTTAATTGATGTCTGTATGGTGATATAATGCCAATGTCCGAAGGTTTACAGCCAGCCtgagtgaaaaagaaacagaatcaaAATATTGTCATTGCTGGGGATACTCATTGGTGTTACAAGACCCTCAAGGGTTTTTCTCAATGGTTCTGCAAGATACTGTATTTAAACTAAGTTGTCAATAGTGGTCTAGGTATAACCAGCATCAGctaaagcaaacagcaaataTTAGTTACTGCAAGCTCCCAGTCTTTGTCTTAACCTAGCACAAAGGCAAATATCCTAGATATCCACATTTTTCTGCATCAAACTGTGAGGTAAACATTCAAAACTTCTAGTCTCTACAGGTCCTGAAGTTGAGCGGATAAAACAGGGAAGAAAGGCaaatcctctctcctccttcacaATAAAGTCCTCATCTCAAAGGAATCTGCTATCCAGTTTTTTTTGAATCTAAGATCCAGATCTAAGAACCAGGCAAGGGACAGGAAACTGAATGCAGACTCAAGCACCTCACTGCACTGAGGCATAACCTTAAATTTATCCTTCAGGTCATCCCTCCAATGTTTATACAGTTATAAAGCTGTCCCCCCAAGCAAGGTAGTAAAGTAAAAGGTACCTTAATAAATAAGGATGTGAGGAAGAGTACTAGTTTAGCTTCTGTTATGTTACTTACACCACCTTTTTCTGCATGCTCTGGTGCTGGgacctttgaaaataaaaacaaaataattactCTTGCTATCTTCAATGGCAATACTTTATTCTATATGCGTTtttataacaataataatagttttaattaaaaaataaggctAAATGTTAAAAGTGTAAGAGCCTATACTGTAACTTCAGAATGGTGTATTTGCAGAATAAGTTGAAACAATCCTCTGGAATGAGTTTCTAGTACCAGCAAGTCACCTTAAAGAAATTGCCAAAGCTTAATAATCTGACTTTACAGTTCATGCAATAGATatcatgtggaaaaaaaaaattctcctgaCAAGGTAAAAGAGCAAACTATTTTACATGTGACTTTTGTTTTAAGGCAATATTTATTGTGAATTTTCCCCACTTTCATGgcagaaaggatttctttttttaatgcctgaAAGCCTACATTTAGAACTACATGAAGAGTCATTAAAAATGGCGGTATTAAATTTAACTtccaaattaaagaaaaaaggtattCATTCATTTTGCTATTTCTTAACTCCCTTTCCCTGCATAATGTATGAATGAGCCAGAAAACGAAGAACAAGCTCTGAATGTAAACTCCCATCATTTTTGTATCacaattttataatttttctttgcataacTCTTCCCTACTCAAAGTTTAAGTAGTATCATTGCCATAAATGTGTCCCTGACGTTATTCTATAGGAACCTGGCACTCAGATAAAGATCTTGGGTCAAGTAGCAAGCTTGTTGATTTAAAACACTAAAACTAAGTATAACTAAATTTGCCTCTTCTTCATTTCTCTGAATTCCATTTACTACCTTATTAATTTACTGCCATTTACTATTATACTCATTCCAGTATTTGTCACTGTTACTAGTGACATGTATCAACTTTGGTTTTAGATACAACTTTAAGTTTTCCTTCTAAATTTTTATGACAGCATTGCCACTTAAAATGGAAGGAGACTCAGAAATAGTCTGATCTTACACTCTCAGAATCCTGTTACAACTAGTGCTACTTCTTTGAATAACCACCCCAATATTGCCTGAATGGATGAATTTTGAGATCACTATAATGCTTAATACGTGGGTAAAGTGTTTGTAGTAGTATTTGTCAGGATATTCCAGGTAAGTGCTATCTGCTTGCCAAAGCAGTGCCACTGCACAAGTGTACAATATGTATTAAAAGCTTCACACATCCAGAAACTCAACTGGCTGGATAGCTCTTTAAGTGTGACCCATTTTCAATACCTGTCACACTGAAGTACtgcaaatgaacaaaaaaataacagattgACAAAACCTTATGCAACCTGCACTATATGTAATACAGTAATATATGTAATACAGTGGTCTTCAAGGCCACATGTGTATATTAATATCAGGCAACTGCATCCACAAGTTTATCCACATACAAACGTAATTGTCTGTATTGTGTTGCTTAAGTAGAGTATTATGTACTTCACATGGAATCTATTTTTCTGCAACATCCTCCAAGCTGCTTCTACCTGACATTGTTTCCAGTATGTTCTTTAGATcatagaagcagaaaataattcttcataTTAAAAgattccatttctttttccaaaaaaaccccagtttcTCTGCAGCTTGTGTTGCAACATGTACACAGCTTAATAACTTTTTACACTGTCATCAGGCACTCAGTCAAGCTGCTGTTAGGACCTGTCATAGCTGAACTAGCTATAGCTGGActattttgggtttgttttgttgttctgttttgaaTTTATTAATCTGAAAACATCACACCTTGGAAGCCTCCAAACTTCATGCACTCAAGTCTTCCTCAAGCAGAAAAGCATTGTTTTAATGAACAGCTGGTTTGTATCCACACTAGCACTGATGCAGACAAAGACTACACAAAAACTattccaggaaaaataaattctaaaagcTAGGCCATGCTGGTAACACATGCCCACAATTACATTTGCTACATTAGAAtagtacacacacacaaaaacccgCAACAACAGCTTTGGTCTAGAGTTACTCTTCTGTCTGGCATTAAATCAAGGATGTAATTTTTCAACATTCAGACCCAAACTGTCAGAGGAAACAGACTGacacagggaaggaaagggcCAAAGGAAAGGGCCAAAGGAAAGGGCCAAAGGAAAGGGCCAAAGGAAAGGGCCAAAGGAAAGGGCCAAAGGAAAGGGCCAAAGGAAAGGGCCAAAGGAAAGTAAACAGCAACTCAAGGTTTCACATTACCAATTCTGATCTGGTTAATAGGTGAACTATTAACCAGTTTCCTATGGGGACAAACCTCCTCCTGAGGACCAAatatctgcttttctgtgaaaaagaagGTGGCTATTGAGGCACTCCTGGAAAAGGCCTCACTGTTTAGTTTAGgcattttcagaaattcagcTAAGTCACTAAACTAAATTCTGGTTTCCTTTTTAGATCATTGAAGAGATTCTATCAGaatagaaaaatttaaaaaataatcctgtagAACTTCCTGGagagcacagaaaaattaaggaGTTCTTTTGAGGATCAGCATAAAAGATCATTGGTTGATACAACTATATGCAAAACTCTGGAAGAGGAATCAACATAAAACATGTCAGAGAGAAAGACAAACTCTAATCCTCATAATCCAGTCCCTAACTACAGTGACAGCAAGCATTAGGGATGATAGATATTTACCAATTTATTACTCTTTTTTCcatacacattttaaatttaaactcttcctcatttttctccaAAGTCAGTTTCTTTGCATAATTCTTATCCATTctaggaattttatttttctggcaaaaATCTGAATCCCTATGAAAGCAAACCTccaattttttcctcatattcaGTGTCTAGAATATCCACAAATTAGACATTATTCCTGCCACTGGCACACAGCTTAGACATCATTGACCTTCAGGCACTAGGCATTGGATCATTCTATGACTGCAAGAACATCCAATATGGCCACACAGTTGGAGCTATATTCTGCATGAGAACAAAGTTTATAGTACATTTGGTATTATAGGATTTAAACTATTCAGCTGTTCTTAAATGAAATGTCTCTGGCAGTTGCTGTACCACCCATTTTTGCATGTTGCATATTGTCATGtaattacaaaacatttttagagtTCTATATTCTTCCCAACTTAAGCTCTATGAAATTTTACTTATTCACTATATTCAGAACTTGCAtcaaaaataccattttaagaaagaacaaactttaccttttctgtgttcagaaaaCACACAGGTGTGTCTGGATCAAGTACTACTTTCAACCACGTTTTTGAAGCATCTGCAAGATccagtttcaatttttttaggTTGGGCAAGTTAACTGTGGCATTTGACACCTTCTCTGAGCCACATTCCAGTTTGCCTTCATACACTAACTTGTTACTCAGCGACATAATTTTactaaagaattaaaaaagaaaaggcatcaaATTTTGTGGCTTCAATCGCACATTAAAACCCCCAAGGTAATAAATGAAAGTTTAAAATACCTATTCATTCTGTATTGTACAGTTAATTGGACAacagcattttggttttgttccagcCTTTTAAATAAGCTTTCACTCATGCCAAGATCTCTGTTACAAAACAAATGATCAAAAAATGTGTCAGGCAAAATAATGCAAGAGCTTTCCCAGAACTCACTTCTCAAATAATTGTCCATCAGCATTTTATCTTACCTTGCTTCTGCGTTCAGTACAAGTGGAGGCAGCTGCTGATGATCCCCCACCAGCACAAACCTTTTGGAGCAGAAGAGTGGGCCCAGACAGATGAGCTGGCTTATTTGGGAAGCTTCATCAACTATACAGAAATCAAACTGCTTCTGAACAAAGATGGGGTGATTTACTCCCATGCAAGACGTTGCTACTACAGGCTGAAAATTGAGACATACTTTAGGATAAGATACATCTTGCATTCATtagtgctttgtttttcatgttaaaaGACCAGCACACCTCACATATTTGCCTCATTCTTGCAGCAATTGCAAGTGACAAAGAGCTTTAGAACAGAATGTAGTAAATAACTTATTGCTGCCATATACACATAAAATTCATGGAGGGTGCTGAAATGACTACTGTAGAAAATTCCATCTTTTgttatctttttaatttcaaagtgaagataaaacagcagcacagtTCTTTCCATCATTGTGCTTCCACTACAATCTGAAATGACTAAAATATGAAACATTAAGTCACTTCCCTCATGACTTTAATCATGCCTTTGCAACATCTGtcaacaaaaaaagtaaacGGCAGCTTTTGCAAAGCTGGCATTTACTCCCACTGCCATGAAGCTTCACTCTTTTCAATGCGTTTTTAAAACTGCCACTGACTAAGCTTACCCAGCTCCCATTATGATTTGCATTAACATTAATACAGGCAGCAGCAATCTCTCAATCAAAACTTAGTGTTTGGCCGGGTCAGCTCCACAACACACCATTTTGTCTTCCTCCCCACCTGCTGACTGTTCAAATGGCACAACAAGCACAagtggaagggaaagaggaacaAACAGtagaaatatgtaaataaagGCAGAGGAGTTTGCAGCAGTTAATCACCATCCACAGACCCAAGATGTCAGATAAAACCACTGGAGCCTTTAGGAATTACTTACAATGATAAACTACtttgtgtggggaaaaaaaaaaaaacaaaccaacaaaaaaccaaaacacttttcAATTCGCAGACTGTTCATGTTGGTCATTATTGGTTAGAAAGAAGCTGAAACAATACAGAAATTATCTTCTTTCAGCTCAGATTTCTCACAGATGTAAAACACCCTTGCAGTGGGTTCCTTCTCTGGAACATCCCATCAACCAGaatattaatgttatttttcttaataatttacAGAGCTAGCAAAACCACTTTTCTCACCTGACTGTTATAGATCTCTTCCAAATCTGTTACAGATTTAATTGATCTGGACCTGcaaatttcttcttctgtaaaCTTCCGTATATCTGGATGAACTTTCTGAGCTCGCCCCAAGCGCAAAAAGCCAACTTTGAATTTGGCAAGCTTTAGCAGGATATTGTCTACAGCAGTGTGTGTAAAACTAGTCAGAAGAACAGTGAAGCCACAAGCAGAAAGAATTCTCACCTAGCGAATGGCAAAGAGACAccaaaaaatcagttttcataCAATAATCAACAACCCCATGATCCCATGTCTGACTAGGAAAATggacaaaacaagcaaaaaaccaccaacaaacaAAGAAGTTTCAGAGGAAGCCAGTAACAAATCTGACTTAATTATATCAGCCCTTCTGGCCTGGTCTGCCAGTTAGCTATTGTCAAAGCAACATGGCCAATAGACCTGGCAGTTTTcataaagagcttttttttttaattactcacCCACAGTCTGAACCCAGTATGCTCCTACActgttttatttgaaattatttgaaattatgcATATATCAGTTGACTAACTCAACAGTTTTAGACAGTATGCTTTACACTGTTTAATGCTTTCCTTCAAATCTCACCAGGAAATTTAAACACCAAGGCACACAATCTTACTAGAGCACATATTGTAGTCGTTTTTCCTGTTCCAGGCATACCCACAATAAGCGTGTAGTCTTTTGAAAGTAGCACTTGCTTCATTGCCTGTTTCTGAGGCTTATTCAGacctttaaagaaaagttaaaattaaatctaaatGCTTCATAATCATTGTAATAATTGCTGAggttaataaaattatattttccacCTCCACTGAATGCCTTAAAGAAAAGAATTGAGCAGAGCAAGTCTGTATGTTTCAATGAACAATTTATATTAAACATAATCCAGAGACAAGTAGTACAGGGCCTGCACTAGACTcctagaaatacatttttttaatttatgactTTTTCCCCAATATCCTACACAACCGATTCCATGTGATATCTTGTATGGACATTTCTATTTTATCAAACTAATTTCCATCTTCAAACATATTTCTCACTAGATAATAAATGTTAGACCAGAGCTGTTTCTCCCCAGTCTGACACAAACAGGCTGCACATTCCAGCAATTTGGATTAGGAACACtcaagcaaatgaaaacatctgGGTCTATTGGTACCTTTCTGTAAACAAAACACATGGCTTGCAAGTAAGGGAAGACATTGTTCCCTCTGTCTTCCATTactttttaatgaattattcTTGACTTTCAGAATAAAtaccttcctctttttttatccCATCAGTAGTTTTCCAGGAAGTTGGATAAAATTCTTGTTTTAATTAGACCTCAGAGCAGCAAAGCACACCTTTCAGTCTTCAGACTgaaatttttataaaaagttcTACTTACTCTAAAAGAATTCAgttaaatttctgctttcacagaCAGCTGTCCGGCAATTATTATTTTCACCAAATATGAGGCACTGACAAGCACCTAAACAATTTTtcttaaacaacaacaaaaaaaccccaacaacaacaaaaattcagtgctgcagaggacCACACACTAGAGAGCAGCCAACAGTTCCAAGAGGGATTAATGCTTACACCAAAGCCCATCTCCTTCCACTTCCTCTAAGTCCATATCTTCTATCCCAACAGACTTCCCTGTCCTTTCTTTTGGTAAGGTGGAGAGAGGCAGTCATACAGCACTTTGTTTGAAATTGCAAACTATAGCAACCAATAAAAGTAAACTAAAATTCTACTCAAGTATCTGACCGGGTCTTCCAACTATTTTATAAGTAATTTAAATCACAGGAAGACAAGGTAAGAACTTAGTTTAGATTTTTGTGCTGAACACTCTCAATACACTCTGAAGTAAGAAAATACTCTTAAATTTAGCGCGACAAGTATTTTAGATATAGAGATGTACTACTAAGCAGAGGATATGGGGAGGAAAGTATTTTTTaccctttaaaatatttgcaacaGTTTCCTTTGCTTCTGGAGGAAGGACAGAGCTCAAATGCTGAATAAAACACGGTTTCTGGAAGTCAATTATCAAGTTGCGGAGCCTTTCACtgtggatttaaaaaacaaacaaaaaaatcccaagaatCGAATGTTACCAACTGAAAAGCTCTCTCTGAAAATATTGGaagtgtgaaaataatttttcataccTGACTGGGGAATCTTTCATTAGTTTAGAAAGGTTTTCAAACGGGACTCCTATGCCAACATCTCCTTCTTCATGATCCAACCTAAGTATGGTGTTCTTGGGGAGCTTTGACAAATTTCTGCACAGTGACAATAACatggtaaaaataattaataattctgtttaCAAGCAGTATGTTAATGATTAGACTTATTATTAAGTGATACCTTTCAGAGCTCCCAGAGTGAAGCAATAGCTAGAAGAAACATGCTATTAACCAATCTAAGTAAAACAGTCAGACCCCAATTTTAACAAAATAGTCTAAATTATGAAGTTACTATTAACACAGTAATCACCAGTTTCATGTCTTCAAacatggttttgttctgttacCTGCCCAACAAACAGGAGACTTTTGTCACACTGACTTCTCTAACATAGCCAGTAGCCAATCCAAGTAAACCATTTTCCTCTCCACTCACTACCACTCGATCACCAACCAATAAATTTGTTCCAGGTATGGCACCATTTCTACGTTGGAAAAAATGTAGATACTGTCCTTCGGAAATTTCCTGCACTTCATCAATTCTGATCATGTTTCCAACACAATCACCAGCCTTCTCTCTGAAGatattagaaaagaaatattttaatatttaaagattttaacagaaagagaaataaaaaaattttaaaacctcacaagtaaaaaaaaaacataccaCCCACAATCAactaataaaaccaaaacacaagaaagaaCAAATGCCAACTAAAAATCCCCaaagcagtaataaaaattaacagaaacaCTCATAACAAGAACCAGGAAGATGAAACAGTCACTCTACAATAGCCACTTGGATCTGAAAAGGATTGTAAAAATATACAGATGCCTTGTATTTGTTCCAAGAACCAACTCTAATATTTAAGCCAAAGTTATCTATAATTTCCtactaaaaaaacaaatacagaaatgcacTGATACACTTCACTAGTACGTTCATAAATATGGTGTTGCTTGTTTCACTTAAGACAACTCAGCTACATTTCACTTCCACAGATGCCCAAAAACCAACCTAGAAATcaccaattattttttccacagctgctggACTAAGTGATGTACAGTAACATGCTGCCTCAGCCAACAAGAGCTTTTGGTCTGCTTCTATGCACATCCATAGCCACATCAAGGAGCATGGTGGTCTAAAACCCATCTTTGTGAAGTGAAGCCTCAGGACACCAATGCAATGAGCTGGGCTCACAGGCACTCAGCCTCAGCCCCCAGAGACATAAAAAATACCCACAACCCAGAATTATAccatttctgcttctgaagatTAAGGCTGCAGTTTGCTGCAGTTGTTGACTTAACAACAAGAGCAACAAAATATCATATAGCAAATACAAAACCAGTAAATCTAGTATGCCAACATCTCCAGTAGATGACATGTGACATGTCACAAAAAACTGCCTATGCAAGTGGCGTATTTGACTAATTTTTATAGCATCTGGTTTTCTAGTAGTGGAAACAAGTTGGCAATACCACATTTCCAGTTACTGAAGGGAACACCATTTGTACCAGGTTAGAGGTTGCACCTTACCTTTCCGAAGAAGGTATCatccatatatttttatatccctttttcccctctccactCTGCAGCTCCAAGGTTAGCATTAGATACCACAGGCTGAAATACTCTAAATGGGAGGGCTTGAGGTGCTGAGTCTCTTTTTCAATAATGGGTACCATAGCTGGAGGAAAAGACACGCTGGCAATCTTGTCTTCTACAGCTCTAGGAGCAGAGCCAAACACAGAGTCAAcctgttgggtgttttttggtttgtttgttgggttttttggcaaATCTATACATACATAATACCAACCTACAAATATACTGTAATATGGCAGATTAATTACCATCACTGAAGTAAAGTTAAATCTTTGTTCATATGAAGCAAGGATAATCTCATATTAGTACAAGCATTAGTAACTTGACAGTCTCTATGATTTTGAATAATTAAGGACAGTAAATTAGTCAAGACCAATTAAAGGCATTTCAAGGATAGTACTGTATATATTTAGATAGttgatattttggtttttgtaaCAAATGAATACTGTATTGAGATTTAGCTAAGTGAGGGGGATTTAATAGTTAATACACAAGCACACCTCAAATTTATCTCAAAACTAAATATCAGTAGACATTATACCTAgtcacacagaaaaatgcaattaaagaggaaaaaaaacagttcagaaGTGAACAGCTAACCTGTTAGTGACAATCCTGTTGCTGTAACAACGATGACaatatttcataatttcataATAAAACTAGTTTACAGAAAGATATCACATATGCCCACAAAGCTAACTCtctaaagttttttttaaacttttaaaaacaatcagGCATTATATTTAAAGTATCACCACAAAAGCTTTCCTGTTCTAAAATCttatttgctttcttcaggGTACAATTTTGATTCTACTTTTTGTGCAGCACAATTATAAGACTAAAACTTATagcagcttttaaaacaatttttaaaaaatttatgtttaaattgtaaaaaaaatctgtagctgGAGATTCAATAACTTCAGAATAGTACCAGTGTATCACCATTTATACCATATCCtgcagggaa
Protein-coding regions in this window:
- the DNA2 gene encoding DNA replication ATP-dependent helicase/nuclease DNA2, which codes for MAESFQKKVTDSSDTILRNGLNNRYRVLEVRAIERNGSDPEKHLTITASQSLEDTELCILRNGWESVPVVPGDIVHLEGECSSGTWIINEQSGYLVLYPDLLLSGTTISNSIRCMRRAVLSERFRGSESGSRQTLIGTILHEIFQQSVTNNLSREKVEELASKIVCGQKYLKEMYHLNLKQAEIMQEVEEYLPSFFKWAEDFIHNPANQNKMQLKLSNGEKLEDLSSTIQVVDILDVEENIWSPRFGLKGKIDVTARVKIHRQSGVQSRIMPLELKSGKESNSIEHRSQVILYTLLNLERRVDPEAGFLLYLKTGTMYPVSGARMDRRELMKLRNHVAFYLMHSTYKSTVGQHQSQLAALPPVTEDSQACKYCSQIHNCFLYSRAVEDKIASVSFPPAMVPIIEKETQHLKPSHLEYFSLWYLMLTLELQSGEGKKGYKNIWMIPSSEREKAGDCVGNMIRIDEVQEISEGQYLHFFQRRNGAIPGTNLLVGDRVVVSGEENGLLGLATGYVREVSVTKVSCLLGRNLSKLPKNTILRLDHEEGDVGIGVPFENLSKLMKDSPVSERLRNLIIDFQKPCFIQHLSSVLPPEAKETVANILKGLNKPQKQAMKQVLLSKDYTLIVGMPGTGKTTTICALVRILSACGFTVLLTSFTHTAVDNILLKLAKFKVGFLRLGRAQKVHPDIRKFTEEEICRSRSIKSVTDLEEIYNSQPVVATSCMGVNHPIFVQKQFDFCIVDEASQISQLICLGPLFCSKRFVLVGDHQQLPPLVLNAEARDLGMSESLFKRLEQNQNAVVQLTVQYRMNSKIMSLSNKLVYEGKLECGSEKVSNATVNLPNLKKLKLDLADASKTWLKVVLDPDTPVCFLNTEKVPAPEHAEKGGVSNITEAKLVLFLTSLFIKAGCKPSDIGIISPYRHQLKTITDLMAKLKENRVEVNTVDKYQGRDKSIIIVSFVRNSNDENLGALLKDWRRLNVAITRAKHKLVLVGCVPSLCRYPPLEKLLCHLQSEAMIFNLPAGAHESIHKCNIL